Proteins found in one Populus alba chromosome 14, ASM523922v2, whole genome shotgun sequence genomic segment:
- the LOC118056899 gene encoding probable L-ascorbate peroxidase 6, chloroplastic/mitochondrial isoform X1 yields the protein MARYPSNLTLSPPKSQPMASLRGSAATVRLLHSASRVRLSLSSASSSLSISSSSSYSPSSLKCLQFSPLAPYIFKDQRSSMSTVAAASDPAQLKSAREDIKELLKSNSCHPILVRLGWHDAGTYNKNIEEWPRRGGANGSLRFDIELKHAANAGLVNALKLIQPIKDKYSGVTYADLFQLASATAIEEAGGPKIPMKYGRVDVSAPEECPEEGRLPAAGPPKPVDHLREVFYRMGLNDKEIVALSGAHTLGRSRPERSGWGKPETKYTKNGPGAPGGQSWTAEWLKFDNSYFKDIKQRKDDDLLVLPTDAALFEDPSFKVYAEKYAEDQEAFFKDYAEAHAKLSNLGAKFDPQEGIVLDGVAGEKSMAAKYSSGKD from the exons ATGGCAAGGTATCCCTCCAATTTAACACTGTCACCACCAAAATCGCAACCAATGGCTTCTCTCAGGGGTTCCGCCGCCACTGTCCGTCTCCTTCACTCCGCCTCCCGCgtccgtctctctctctcttcagcGTCCTCCTCATTGTCTatttcctcctcttcctcttacTCTCCTTCCTCTCTCAAATGCCTCCAATTCTCTCCTCTCGCACCTTACATATTTAAAGATCAG CGATCGTCAATGAGCACTGTTGCTGCGGCGTCTGATCCTGCTCAGTTGAAGAGTGCGAGAGAGGATATTAAAGAACTCCTTAAATCTAATTCTTGCCATCCTATTCTG gtTCGGCTGGGGTGGCATGACGCCGGCACCTACAACAAGAACATAGAGGAGTGGCCAAGAAGGGGTGGAGCCAATGGAAGTCTTAGATTTGATATTGAACTTAAGCATGCGGCCAACGCAG GGCTCGTTAATGCTTTGAAACTGATTCAGCCTATCAAAGACAAGTATTCTGGTGTGACATATGCGGATTTGTTCCAATTGGCCAGCGCAACTGCAATAGAG GAAGCTGGTGGCCCGAAAATTCCTATGAAGTATGGCAGGGTGGATGTCTCAGCTCCTGAGGAATGCCCAGAAGAGGGGAGGCTTCCTG CTGCTGGCCCCCCTAAACCTGTGGATCATTTACGAGAAGTTTTCTACAGAATGGGATTAAATGACAAG GAAATAGTTGCATTGTCTGGTGCGCACACACTAGGAAGGTCTAGACCAGAACGCAGTGGTTGGGGCAAACCAGAGACGAAGTATACG AAAAATGGGCCAGGAGCACCAGGAGGGCAGTCCTGGACAGCAGAATGGCTGAAGTTTGACAATTCCTACTTCAAG GATATTAAACAAAGAAAGGATGATGATCTGCTTGTATTGCCAACTGATGCTGCTCTTTTTGAAGATCCTTCATTCAAG GTGTATGCAGAGAAATATGCTGAAGATCAGGAGGCATTCTTCAAGGATTATGCGGAAGCCCATGCCAAGCTAAGCAATCTTGGGGcaaaatttgatcctcaagAG GGAATTGTGCTAGATGGTGTTGCTGGAGAGAAGTCCATGGCAGCCAAGTACTCTTCCGGGAAG GATTAA
- the LOC118056677 gene encoding uncharacterized protein isoform X1, protein MGCGGSKVDDLPLVVLCRERKEVLKAASDHRYALAAAHVAYFHSLRDVGDAIRRFVDEGLVIASSSTPPASPVLTLPSREGKSRHVSKNSSTSTSLSHSIDTKSKYEEVEDSHLRLSSGSDLDSDSGSGSGHIHIHDTPGEEEEGGGGGGGGGGGSVREIPSTSYNNNFNDYPQPQGNWGFPNYSGDNPYPNPYPYPYPYSYENSYANTYYMKRSATPAKTVVYADPSVNGYSDGGSGYYGGGYFGYPMMSSPARKPSPEKPPPVPPSPPRVSTWDYFNVFDAYDNGGSGGYPGYHPYARYGYGSSTSSPDSKEVREREGIPDLEDETEQEVIKEVHKEKKKASEEMDLNGKMKFNEEMLRNYGEGTSKSVLIESSSESLESVKGKGIKSSMSPNTIQSPDSIVSKSPEEGSVRKKGVSFEVEDASNVTVEIEPSKPSSVPTTTLSAHGTRDLQEVVKEIRDEFETASGYGNEVALMLEVSKLPYQCQQRSSLLKVILSRILYLVSSHPPARPSVRISSRTMKMAKSYPMESGNDFDMRRRNLSSTLQEIYAWEKKLYKEVRVWGNDVDEERLRVIYEKECKRLKMLDDRGAESSKIDATQASIRKLLTKINVCIRAVDAISSRIHRLRDEELQPQITELIHGLIRMWKSMLRCHQKQFQAIMDSKVRSLKAQRDSGLKATVELEVELVNWCTCFNNWINAQKSYVESLNGWLLRCLHQEPEVTADGIVPFSPSRIGAPPIFVICNDWYQGIVRISEQEGVENAMLGFTSSLHQLWERQDEEQRQRIKAEYLTRDFEKQLKTLQMEKGRIGQERGISPLHKTMSKVSSESGISPLDDLKVDLDSMRKKLEEERARHKETARSVHDAASSSLQAGLVPIFQALGKFTSEVLRAHEEVRL, encoded by the exons ATGGGCTGTGGAGGTTCTAAAGTGGACGATTTACCACTAGTAGTTCTCTGTAGAGAGCGCAAAGAAGTCCTCAAAGCTGCCTCCGACCACCGCTACGCTCTCGCTGCTGCACACGTGGCTTATTTTCATTCGCTGAGAGACGTTGGCGACGCGATTCGCCGGTTTGTCGATGAAGGGCTCGTGATCGCCTCTTCCTCAACCCCTCCTGCCTCTCCTGTACTAACATTACCATCTCGCGAAGGGAAATCCAGGCACGTATCGAAGAACTCCTCTACTTCAACCTCACTTTCGCACTCTATAGACACCAAAAGCAAATACGAGGAGGTTGAAGATTCGCATTTGCGCTTGTCTTCCGGGTCGGATTTGGATTCGGACTCCGGTTCAGGTTCAGGTCACATCCACATTCATGATACCcctggagaagaagaagaaggaggaggaggaggaggaggaggaggaggaggatctgTAAGAGAGATACCTTCTACTtcttacaataataattttaatgattatCCCCAACCTCAAGGAAATTGGGGCTTTCCTAATTACTCAGGAGATAACCCGTATCCTAACCCGTATCCGTATCCGTATCCATACTCGTATGAGAATTCGTATGCTAATACGTATTATATGAAGAGGTCTGCTACTCCGGCTAAAACGGTGGTGTATGCGGATCCGTCAGTAAATGGGTATTCTGATGGCGGGTCGGGTTATTACGGAGGTGGGTATTTTGGGTACCCGATGATGAGTTCACCAGCAAGGAAGCCAAGTCCTGAGAAGCCACCACCGGTGCCCCCATCACCACCTAGAGTTTCAACATGGGATTATTTCAACGTGTTCGATGCATACGACAATGGTGGTAGTGGTGGGTATCCAGGTTATCATCCGTACGCGAGATACGGATATGGGTCGAGTACAAGTAGTCCAGATTCGAAAGAGGTGAGGGAGAGAGAAGGGATTCCTGATTTGGAAGATGAAACGGAGCAAGAAGTAATAAAAGAGGTTcataaagagaagaagaaagcgaGTGAAGAAATGGATTTGAATggaaaaatgaagtttaatgAGGAAATGTTGAGGAATTACGGAGAAGGTACTTCAAAATCAGTGCTTATAGAAAGCAGTAGTGAGAGTTTAGAGTCTGTTAAAGGTAAAGGAATCAAGAGCAGTATGAGTCCGAACACGATTCAGAGTCCTGATAGTATTGTTTCGAAGAGTCCTGAAGAGGGGTCTGTTAGGAAAAAGGGGGTTagttttgaggttgaagatgcaTCTAATGTAACAGTGGAAATTGAGCCTTCAAAGCCTAGTAGTGTTCCTACTACTACGTTGTCGGCTCATGGTACAAGGGATCTTCAAGAGGTGGTGAAGGAAATAAGGGATGAGTTTGAGACCGCTTCTGGTTATGGGAATGAGGTTGCATTAATGCTTGAGGTGAGCAAGTTGCCCTACCAATGTCAGCAAAGAAGCTCCCTACTTAaag TGATTCTTTCCAGGATCCTGTATTTGGTGTCTTCCCACCCTCCTGCAAGGCCATCAGTACGCATTTCTTCTAGGACAATGAAAATGGCAAAATCTTACCCCATGGAATCTGGAAATGACTTTGACATGAGGCGGAGAAACCTATCATCTACTCTACAGGAAATTTACGCTTGGGAGAAGAAACTATACAAGGAAGTGAGGGTATGGGGCAATGATGTT GATGAAGAACGGCTACGGGTCATCTATGAAAAGGAGTGCAAAAGGTTAAAAATGTTGGATGACCGTGGAGCAGAGTCTAGTAAAATTGATGCTACTCAGGCTTCGATAAGGAAATTGCTGACAAAAATCAATGTGTGTATCCGAGCTGTTGATGCCATATCCAGTAGGATACACAGGTTGAGGGATGAAGAATTGCAGCCTCAGATCACTGAATTGATTCATGG GTTGATCAGAATGTGGAAGTCCATGCTCAGATGTCACCAGAAGCAGTTCCAAGCTATTATGGATAGTAAAGTTCGCTCTCTAAAAGCACAGAGAGATTCTGGTTTGAAAGCCACAGTTGAACTTGAAGTGGAGCTTGTTAATTGGTGCACCTGTTTTAACAATTGGATTAACGCCCAAAAATCCTATGTGGAGTCATTAAATGGGTGGCTGTTAAGGTGCCTTCACCAGGAACCTGAAGTAACCGCTGATGGGATTGTGCCCTTCTCCCCAAGCAGAATTGGTGCTCCACCTATTTTTGTAATTTGCAATGATTGGTACCAAGGAATTGTTAGGATTTCTGAGCAGGAGGGGGTTGAAAATGCCATGCTTGGTTTTACTTCAAGCTTACATCAGTTGTGGGAACGGCAAGATGAGGAGCAGCGACAGAGGATCAAAGCAGAGTACCTTACAAGGGATTTTGAGAAACAGCTTAAAACCTTGCAAATGGAAAAGGGAAGGATTGGACAGGAGCGTGGAATCTCACCACTACATAAAACCATGTCAAAGGTTTCTTCAGAGAGTGGAATCTCACCACTAGACGATCTGAAGGTGGATTTGGATTCAATGAGGAAGAAATTGGAAGAAGAGAGAGCAAGGCATAAGGAAACAGCCAGATCAGTCCATGATGCAGCTTCCAGTAGTTTACAAGCAGGTTTGGTCCCAATTTTTCAGGCTCTGGGCAAATTCACTTCCGAAGTTCTGAGAGCTCATGAAGAAGTTAGGCTTTGA
- the LOC118056677 gene encoding uncharacterized protein isoform X2, whose translation MGCGGSKVDDLPLVVLCRERKEVLKAASDHRYALAAAHVAYFHSLRDVGDAIRRFVDEGLVIASSSTPPASPVLTLPSREGKSRHVSKNSSTSTSLSHSIDTKSKYEEVEDSHLRLSSGSDLDSDSGSGSGHIHIHDTPGEEEEGGGGGGGGGGGSVREIPSTSYNNNFNDYPQPQGNWGFPNYSGDNPYPNPYPYPYPYSYENSYANTYYMKRSATPAKTVVYADPSVNGYSDGGSGYYGGGYFGYPMMSSPARKPSPEKPPPVPPSPPRVSTWDYFNVFDAYDNGGSGGYPGYHPYARYGYGSSTSSPDSKEVREREGIPDLEDETEQEVIKEVHKEKKKASEEMDLNGKMKFNEEMLRNYGEGTSKSVLIESSSESLESVKGKGIKSSMSPNTIQSPDSIVSKSPEEGSVRKKGVSFEVEDASNVTVEIEPSKPSSVPTTTLSAHGTRDLQEVVKEIRDEFETASGYGNEVALMLEVSKLPYQCQQRSSLLKVILSRILYLVSSHPPARPSVRISSRTMKMAKSYPMESGNDFDMRRRNLSSTLQEIYAWEKKLYKEVRDEERLRVIYEKECKRLKMLDDRGAESSKIDATQASIRKLLTKINVCIRAVDAISSRIHRLRDEELQPQITELIHGLIRMWKSMLRCHQKQFQAIMDSKVRSLKAQRDSGLKATVELEVELVNWCTCFNNWINAQKSYVESLNGWLLRCLHQEPEVTADGIVPFSPSRIGAPPIFVICNDWYQGIVRISEQEGVENAMLGFTSSLHQLWERQDEEQRQRIKAEYLTRDFEKQLKTLQMEKGRIGQERGISPLHKTMSKVSSESGISPLDDLKVDLDSMRKKLEEERARHKETARSVHDAASSSLQAGLVPIFQALGKFTSEVLRAHEEVRL comes from the exons ATGGGCTGTGGAGGTTCTAAAGTGGACGATTTACCACTAGTAGTTCTCTGTAGAGAGCGCAAAGAAGTCCTCAAAGCTGCCTCCGACCACCGCTACGCTCTCGCTGCTGCACACGTGGCTTATTTTCATTCGCTGAGAGACGTTGGCGACGCGATTCGCCGGTTTGTCGATGAAGGGCTCGTGATCGCCTCTTCCTCAACCCCTCCTGCCTCTCCTGTACTAACATTACCATCTCGCGAAGGGAAATCCAGGCACGTATCGAAGAACTCCTCTACTTCAACCTCACTTTCGCACTCTATAGACACCAAAAGCAAATACGAGGAGGTTGAAGATTCGCATTTGCGCTTGTCTTCCGGGTCGGATTTGGATTCGGACTCCGGTTCAGGTTCAGGTCACATCCACATTCATGATACCcctggagaagaagaagaaggaggaggaggaggaggaggaggaggaggaggatctgTAAGAGAGATACCTTCTACTtcttacaataataattttaatgattatCCCCAACCTCAAGGAAATTGGGGCTTTCCTAATTACTCAGGAGATAACCCGTATCCTAACCCGTATCCGTATCCGTATCCATACTCGTATGAGAATTCGTATGCTAATACGTATTATATGAAGAGGTCTGCTACTCCGGCTAAAACGGTGGTGTATGCGGATCCGTCAGTAAATGGGTATTCTGATGGCGGGTCGGGTTATTACGGAGGTGGGTATTTTGGGTACCCGATGATGAGTTCACCAGCAAGGAAGCCAAGTCCTGAGAAGCCACCACCGGTGCCCCCATCACCACCTAGAGTTTCAACATGGGATTATTTCAACGTGTTCGATGCATACGACAATGGTGGTAGTGGTGGGTATCCAGGTTATCATCCGTACGCGAGATACGGATATGGGTCGAGTACAAGTAGTCCAGATTCGAAAGAGGTGAGGGAGAGAGAAGGGATTCCTGATTTGGAAGATGAAACGGAGCAAGAAGTAATAAAAGAGGTTcataaagagaagaagaaagcgaGTGAAGAAATGGATTTGAATggaaaaatgaagtttaatgAGGAAATGTTGAGGAATTACGGAGAAGGTACTTCAAAATCAGTGCTTATAGAAAGCAGTAGTGAGAGTTTAGAGTCTGTTAAAGGTAAAGGAATCAAGAGCAGTATGAGTCCGAACACGATTCAGAGTCCTGATAGTATTGTTTCGAAGAGTCCTGAAGAGGGGTCTGTTAGGAAAAAGGGGGTTagttttgaggttgaagatgcaTCTAATGTAACAGTGGAAATTGAGCCTTCAAAGCCTAGTAGTGTTCCTACTACTACGTTGTCGGCTCATGGTACAAGGGATCTTCAAGAGGTGGTGAAGGAAATAAGGGATGAGTTTGAGACCGCTTCTGGTTATGGGAATGAGGTTGCATTAATGCTTGAGGTGAGCAAGTTGCCCTACCAATGTCAGCAAAGAAGCTCCCTACTTAaag TGATTCTTTCCAGGATCCTGTATTTGGTGTCTTCCCACCCTCCTGCAAGGCCATCAGTACGCATTTCTTCTAGGACAATGAAAATGGCAAAATCTTACCCCATGGAATCTGGAAATGACTTTGACATGAGGCGGAGAAACCTATCATCTACTCTACAGGAAATTTACGCTTGGGAGAAGAAACTATACAAGGAAGTGAGG GATGAAGAACGGCTACGGGTCATCTATGAAAAGGAGTGCAAAAGGTTAAAAATGTTGGATGACCGTGGAGCAGAGTCTAGTAAAATTGATGCTACTCAGGCTTCGATAAGGAAATTGCTGACAAAAATCAATGTGTGTATCCGAGCTGTTGATGCCATATCCAGTAGGATACACAGGTTGAGGGATGAAGAATTGCAGCCTCAGATCACTGAATTGATTCATGG GTTGATCAGAATGTGGAAGTCCATGCTCAGATGTCACCAGAAGCAGTTCCAAGCTATTATGGATAGTAAAGTTCGCTCTCTAAAAGCACAGAGAGATTCTGGTTTGAAAGCCACAGTTGAACTTGAAGTGGAGCTTGTTAATTGGTGCACCTGTTTTAACAATTGGATTAACGCCCAAAAATCCTATGTGGAGTCATTAAATGGGTGGCTGTTAAGGTGCCTTCACCAGGAACCTGAAGTAACCGCTGATGGGATTGTGCCCTTCTCCCCAAGCAGAATTGGTGCTCCACCTATTTTTGTAATTTGCAATGATTGGTACCAAGGAATTGTTAGGATTTCTGAGCAGGAGGGGGTTGAAAATGCCATGCTTGGTTTTACTTCAAGCTTACATCAGTTGTGGGAACGGCAAGATGAGGAGCAGCGACAGAGGATCAAAGCAGAGTACCTTACAAGGGATTTTGAGAAACAGCTTAAAACCTTGCAAATGGAAAAGGGAAGGATTGGACAGGAGCGTGGAATCTCACCACTACATAAAACCATGTCAAAGGTTTCTTCAGAGAGTGGAATCTCACCACTAGACGATCTGAAGGTGGATTTGGATTCAATGAGGAAGAAATTGGAAGAAGAGAGAGCAAGGCATAAGGAAACAGCCAGATCAGTCCATGATGCAGCTTCCAGTAGTTTACAAGCAGGTTTGGTCCCAATTTTTCAGGCTCTGGGCAAATTCACTTCCGAAGTTCTGAGAGCTCATGAAGAAGTTAGGCTTTGA
- the LOC118056677 gene encoding uncharacterized protein isoform X3 — translation MGCGGSKVDDLPLVVLCRERKEVLKAASDHRYALAAAHVAYFHSLRDVGDAIRRFVDEGLVIASSSTPPASPVLTLPSREGKSRHVSKNSSTSTSLSHSIDTKSKYEEVEDSHLRLSSGSDLDSDSGSGSGHIHIHDTPGEEEEGGGGGGGGGGGSVREIPSTSYNNNFNDYPQPQGNWGFPNYSGDNPYPNPYPYPYPYSYENSYANTYYMKRSATPAKTVVYADPSVNGYSDGGSGYYGGGYFGYPMMISTWDYFNVFDAYDNGGSGGYPGYHPYARYGYGSSTSSPDSKEVREREGIPDLEDETEQEVIKEVHKEKKKASEEMDLNGKMKFNEEMLRNYGEGTSKSVLIESSSESLESVKGKGIKSSMSPNTIQSPDSIVSKSPEEGSVRKKGVSFEVEDASNVTVEIEPSKPSSVPTTTLSAHGTRDLQEVVKEIRDEFETASGYGNEVALMLEVSKLPYQCQQRSSLLKVILSRILYLVSSHPPARPSVRISSRTMKMAKSYPMESGNDFDMRRRNLSSTLQEIYAWEKKLYKEVRVWGNDVDEERLRVIYEKECKRLKMLDDRGAESSKIDATQASIRKLLTKINVCIRAVDAISSRIHRLRDEELQPQITELIHGLIRMWKSMLRCHQKQFQAIMDSKVRSLKAQRDSGLKATVELEVELVNWCTCFNNWINAQKSYVESLNGWLLRCLHQEPEVTADGIVPFSPSRIGAPPIFVICNDWYQGIVRISEQEGVENAMLGFTSSLHQLWERQDEEQRQRIKAEYLTRDFEKQLKTLQMEKGRIGQERGISPLHKTMSKVSSESGISPLDDLKVDLDSMRKKLEEERARHKETARSVHDAASSSLQAGLVPIFQALGKFTSEVLRAHEEVRL, via the exons ATGGGCTGTGGAGGTTCTAAAGTGGACGATTTACCACTAGTAGTTCTCTGTAGAGAGCGCAAAGAAGTCCTCAAAGCTGCCTCCGACCACCGCTACGCTCTCGCTGCTGCACACGTGGCTTATTTTCATTCGCTGAGAGACGTTGGCGACGCGATTCGCCGGTTTGTCGATGAAGGGCTCGTGATCGCCTCTTCCTCAACCCCTCCTGCCTCTCCTGTACTAACATTACCATCTCGCGAAGGGAAATCCAGGCACGTATCGAAGAACTCCTCTACTTCAACCTCACTTTCGCACTCTATAGACACCAAAAGCAAATACGAGGAGGTTGAAGATTCGCATTTGCGCTTGTCTTCCGGGTCGGATTTGGATTCGGACTCCGGTTCAGGTTCAGGTCACATCCACATTCATGATACCcctggagaagaagaagaaggaggaggaggaggaggaggaggaggaggaggatctgTAAGAGAGATACCTTCTACTtcttacaataataattttaatgattatCCCCAACCTCAAGGAAATTGGGGCTTTCCTAATTACTCAGGAGATAACCCGTATCCTAACCCGTATCCGTATCCGTATCCATACTCGTATGAGAATTCGTATGCTAATACGTATTATATGAAGAGGTCTGCTACTCCGGCTAAAACGGTGGTGTATGCGGATCCGTCAGTAAATGGGTATTCTGATGGCGGGTCGGGTTATTACGGAGGTGGGTATTTTGGGTACCCGATGATGA TTTCAACATGGGATTATTTCAACGTGTTCGATGCATACGACAATGGTGGTAGTGGTGGGTATCCAGGTTATCATCCGTACGCGAGATACGGATATGGGTCGAGTACAAGTAGTCCAGATTCGAAAGAGGTGAGGGAGAGAGAAGGGATTCCTGATTTGGAAGATGAAACGGAGCAAGAAGTAATAAAAGAGGTTcataaagagaagaagaaagcgaGTGAAGAAATGGATTTGAATggaaaaatgaagtttaatgAGGAAATGTTGAGGAATTACGGAGAAGGTACTTCAAAATCAGTGCTTATAGAAAGCAGTAGTGAGAGTTTAGAGTCTGTTAAAGGTAAAGGAATCAAGAGCAGTATGAGTCCGAACACGATTCAGAGTCCTGATAGTATTGTTTCGAAGAGTCCTGAAGAGGGGTCTGTTAGGAAAAAGGGGGTTagttttgaggttgaagatgcaTCTAATGTAACAGTGGAAATTGAGCCTTCAAAGCCTAGTAGTGTTCCTACTACTACGTTGTCGGCTCATGGTACAAGGGATCTTCAAGAGGTGGTGAAGGAAATAAGGGATGAGTTTGAGACCGCTTCTGGTTATGGGAATGAGGTTGCATTAATGCTTGAGGTGAGCAAGTTGCCCTACCAATGTCAGCAAAGAAGCTCCCTACTTAaag TGATTCTTTCCAGGATCCTGTATTTGGTGTCTTCCCACCCTCCTGCAAGGCCATCAGTACGCATTTCTTCTAGGACAATGAAAATGGCAAAATCTTACCCCATGGAATCTGGAAATGACTTTGACATGAGGCGGAGAAACCTATCATCTACTCTACAGGAAATTTACGCTTGGGAGAAGAAACTATACAAGGAAGTGAGGGTATGGGGCAATGATGTT GATGAAGAACGGCTACGGGTCATCTATGAAAAGGAGTGCAAAAGGTTAAAAATGTTGGATGACCGTGGAGCAGAGTCTAGTAAAATTGATGCTACTCAGGCTTCGATAAGGAAATTGCTGACAAAAATCAATGTGTGTATCCGAGCTGTTGATGCCATATCCAGTAGGATACACAGGTTGAGGGATGAAGAATTGCAGCCTCAGATCACTGAATTGATTCATGG GTTGATCAGAATGTGGAAGTCCATGCTCAGATGTCACCAGAAGCAGTTCCAAGCTATTATGGATAGTAAAGTTCGCTCTCTAAAAGCACAGAGAGATTCTGGTTTGAAAGCCACAGTTGAACTTGAAGTGGAGCTTGTTAATTGGTGCACCTGTTTTAACAATTGGATTAACGCCCAAAAATCCTATGTGGAGTCATTAAATGGGTGGCTGTTAAGGTGCCTTCACCAGGAACCTGAAGTAACCGCTGATGGGATTGTGCCCTTCTCCCCAAGCAGAATTGGTGCTCCACCTATTTTTGTAATTTGCAATGATTGGTACCAAGGAATTGTTAGGATTTCTGAGCAGGAGGGGGTTGAAAATGCCATGCTTGGTTTTACTTCAAGCTTACATCAGTTGTGGGAACGGCAAGATGAGGAGCAGCGACAGAGGATCAAAGCAGAGTACCTTACAAGGGATTTTGAGAAACAGCTTAAAACCTTGCAAATGGAAAAGGGAAGGATTGGACAGGAGCGTGGAATCTCACCACTACATAAAACCATGTCAAAGGTTTCTTCAGAGAGTGGAATCTCACCACTAGACGATCTGAAGGTGGATTTGGATTCAATGAGGAAGAAATTGGAAGAAGAGAGAGCAAGGCATAAGGAAACAGCCAGATCAGTCCATGATGCAGCTTCCAGTAGTTTACAAGCAGGTTTGGTCCCAATTTTTCAGGCTCTGGGCAAATTCACTTCCGAAGTTCTGAGAGCTCATGAAGAAGTTAGGCTTTGA
- the LOC118056899 gene encoding probable L-ascorbate peroxidase 6, chloroplastic/mitochondrial isoform X2, translating to MARYPSNLTLSPPKSQPMASLRGSAATVRLLHSASRVRLSLSSASSSLSISSSSSYSPSSLKCLQFSPLAPYIFKDQRSSMSTVAAASDPAQLKSAREDIKELLKSNSCHPILVRLGWHDAGTYNKNIEEWPRRGGANGSLRFDIELKHAANAGLVNALKLIQPIKDKYSGVTYADLFQLASATAIEEAGGPKIPMKYGRVDVSAPEECPEEGRLPAAGPPKPVDHLREVFYRMGLNDKEIVALSGAHTLGRSRPERSGWGKPETKYTKNGPGAPGGQSWTAEWLKFDNSYFKDIKQRKDDDLLVLPTDAALFEDPSFKVYAEKYAEDQEAFFKDYAEAHAKLSNLGAKFDPQEGIVLDGVAGEKSMAAKYSSGKRELSEVMKKKIRAEYKAIGGSPDKPLQSNYFLNIMITIAVLAFLASLLGNYVCF from the exons ATGGCAAGGTATCCCTCCAATTTAACACTGTCACCACCAAAATCGCAACCAATGGCTTCTCTCAGGGGTTCCGCCGCCACTGTCCGTCTCCTTCACTCCGCCTCCCGCgtccgtctctctctctcttcagcGTCCTCCTCATTGTCTatttcctcctcttcctcttacTCTCCTTCCTCTCTCAAATGCCTCCAATTCTCTCCTCTCGCACCTTACATATTTAAAGATCAG CGATCGTCAATGAGCACTGTTGCTGCGGCGTCTGATCCTGCTCAGTTGAAGAGTGCGAGAGAGGATATTAAAGAACTCCTTAAATCTAATTCTTGCCATCCTATTCTG gtTCGGCTGGGGTGGCATGACGCCGGCACCTACAACAAGAACATAGAGGAGTGGCCAAGAAGGGGTGGAGCCAATGGAAGTCTTAGATTTGATATTGAACTTAAGCATGCGGCCAACGCAG GGCTCGTTAATGCTTTGAAACTGATTCAGCCTATCAAAGACAAGTATTCTGGTGTGACATATGCGGATTTGTTCCAATTGGCCAGCGCAACTGCAATAGAG GAAGCTGGTGGCCCGAAAATTCCTATGAAGTATGGCAGGGTGGATGTCTCAGCTCCTGAGGAATGCCCAGAAGAGGGGAGGCTTCCTG CTGCTGGCCCCCCTAAACCTGTGGATCATTTACGAGAAGTTTTCTACAGAATGGGATTAAATGACAAG GAAATAGTTGCATTGTCTGGTGCGCACACACTAGGAAGGTCTAGACCAGAACGCAGTGGTTGGGGCAAACCAGAGACGAAGTATACG AAAAATGGGCCAGGAGCACCAGGAGGGCAGTCCTGGACAGCAGAATGGCTGAAGTTTGACAATTCCTACTTCAAG GATATTAAACAAAGAAAGGATGATGATCTGCTTGTATTGCCAACTGATGCTGCTCTTTTTGAAGATCCTTCATTCAAG GTGTATGCAGAGAAATATGCTGAAGATCAGGAGGCATTCTTCAAGGATTATGCGGAAGCCCATGCCAAGCTAAGCAATCTTGGGGcaaaatttgatcctcaagAG GGAATTGTGCTAGATGGTGTTGCTGGAGAGAAGTCCATGGCAGCCAAGTACTCTTCCGGGAAG AGAGAGTTATCAGAGGTTATGAAAAAGAAGATACGAGCAGAGTATAAAGCAATTGGTGGAAGCCCAGATAAGCCTCTCCAGTCTAACTATTTTCTAAATATCATGATCACGATTGCTGTTCTTGCATTCTTAGCATCTCTTCTTggaaattatgtttgtttttga